Proteins encoded within one genomic window of Spiroplasma sabaudiense Ar-1343:
- a CDS encoding YneF family protein, which translates to MLEWYWVLIIVILALVVGGFSGFFITKKIVKKQLRDNPPINEAQIRAMYMSMGRKPSEADIKRTMNAVKKGA; encoded by the coding sequence ATGTTAGAATGATATTGAGTTTTAATAATAGTAATTTTAGCTTTGGTTGTTGGTGGTTTTTCTGGATTTTTTATTACAAAAAAAATAGTAAAAAAACAATTGAGAGACAACCCTCCAATTAATGAAGCTCAAATACGAGCAATGTACATGAGCATGGGGCGTAAACCAAGCGAAGCGGATATTAAACGTACAATGAATGCGGTTAAAAAAGGAGCCTAG
- a CDS encoding DUF896 domain-containing protein — protein sequence MQNLIARINELSKIAKTRDLTPDEKIERDNLRQEYLKNFREGFKNQLDNLKVVNEKGEDITPKKINK from the coding sequence ATGCAAAATTTGATTGCTAGAATAAATGAATTAAGTAAAATTGCCAAAACTCGTGATTTAACCCCCGACGAAAAAATTGAGCGAGACAATCTTCGCCAAGAGTATTTAAAAAACTTTCGTGAAGGTTTTAAAAATCAATTGGATAATTTAAAAGTTGTCAATGAAAAAGGCGAAGATATTACTCCTAAAAAAATCAATAAGTAA
- a CDS encoding ROK family protein, whose product MNKNNILAIDLGGTSAKVGIIDFQGKVLFNFIVDNQIDNILQNLFQKIMEKLKEQKISYQELECVGFSTAGFVDHQEGIVKIAGNLNWFDFNLKEEAEKIFQKKVIVLNDANAAALGEFWIGSGKKYKSVLFYTLGTGIGGAIIINGNLVEGQHGYAGEFGHGGDMQHDIDCNCGLKHCIEPTTSAVGLSKAIKLYWKKHPQDSTIKYFKNPQNVEMVDIARVYFENNNPQDLKELIIKIYKPLLNHMALMIKALDPEAILIGGGGSKMGRALLDIISCGLKPLILPIYFKDLKLETAQLGNDAGIIGAAYFAKKIIEGE is encoded by the coding sequence ATGAATAAAAATAATATTTTAGCCATTGATCTAGGAGGAACTAGTGCCAAAGTTGGAATAATAGACTTTCAAGGAAAAGTGCTTTTTAATTTTATCGTAGATAATCAAATTGATAATATTTTGCAAAATCTTTTTCAAAAAATCATGGAAAAGTTAAAAGAACAAAAAATTTCTTACCAAGAATTGGAATGCGTCGGTTTTTCAACAGCTGGCTTTGTTGATCACCAAGAGGGAATTGTTAAAATAGCTGGTAACTTAAATTGATTTGACTTCAATTTAAAAGAGGAAGCAGAAAAGATTTTTCAAAAAAAAGTTATCGTTTTAAATGATGCAAATGCTGCCGCTTTAGGAGAGTTCTGAATTGGTTCTGGAAAAAAATATAAATCAGTATTATTTTATACTTTAGGAACAGGTATTGGTGGGGCTATCATTATAAATGGTAATCTTGTTGAGGGTCAACATGGTTATGCTGGTGAATTTGGTCATGGTGGTGATATGCAACATGATATTGATTGCAACTGTGGTTTAAAACATTGTATTGAGCCAACCACAAGTGCTGTTGGATTGAGTAAAGCGATAAAGTTATATTGAAAAAAACATCCCCAAGATTCGACAATAAAATATTTTAAAAACCCGCAGAATGTTGAAATGGTTGATATTGCAAGAGTTTATTTTGAAAATAATAACCCCCAAGATTTAAAAGAATTAATAATTAAAATTTATAAGCCGTTATTAAATCATATGGCTTTAATGATTAAGGCTTTAGATCCTGAGGCTATTTTAATTGGTGGGGGAGGTAGCAAAATGGGTAGGGCACTTTTAGACATTATTAGTTGCGGATTGAAACCTTTAATTTTGCCAATTTACTTCAAGGACTTAAAATTAGAAACAGCGCAGTTGGGAAATGATGCAGGAATTATTGGGGCCGCCTATTTTGCCAAAAAAATAATTGAAGGTGAATAA
- the tkt gene encoding transketolase: MVDNKKNKFLNSLRILGVEAVNKANSGHPGIILGAAPMVYELYTKHINIDPSNPKWFNRDRFVLSAGHGSGLLYSILHLSGFGVEIDDLKKFRQLNSKTPGHPEFGMTDGVEVTTGPLGQGLAAAVGMAVAEKHLAGKFNKPELEVVNHFTYVLVGDGDLQEGIAQEAISFAGNYGLNKLIVLHDSNDIQLDGPVKIAQSEKMQERFLAANWNTILVKDGEDLAQISKAFESAKKSTKPTYIEVKTIIGLGATKQGTSAVHGEPVKDDLINVKKYYNWTNPEFTIDEEVYAHYKATVGDRGHEAYDQWNKIFNKYKQNYPQEFSQLEAGILKQYQVTEADFQAMIPSKPQATRVSSGQVLDKISSLVPSFIGGSADLTASTKAKGADGNFYQDNLQGRNIMYGVREFGMTAINNGIAAHSGLLPFAGGFFVFSDYMKPAIRLAALMELQSFYVFTHDSVAVGEDGPTHEPVEQLAMLRSIPGLNVFRPADFQETYASYLTALNDKNKPSAFILTRQDLPELAHKDVVKNVGKGAYLISESKNAQVTLIATGSEVSLALKIKDELEKNQKLAVNVVSMVSMNIFDRQEKKYQDTIIQRNTQRFSIEMGTTFGWGKYLGDDGFAFGIDRFGHSAPGDQVIKEFGFTVENLTKKIIDKLK; the protein is encoded by the coding sequence ATGGTAGATAATAAAAAAAACAAATTTCTAAATAGTTTAAGAATTTTAGGAGTTGAAGCTGTTAACAAAGCTAATTCTGGTCACCCCGGAATCATTTTGGGTGCAGCCCCAATGGTTTATGAACTTTATACAAAACATATAAATATTGACCCAAGCAATCCGAAGTGGTTTAACCGCGATCGATTTGTTCTATCAGCTGGTCACGGGAGTGGCTTGCTATATTCAATTTTACACTTGAGTGGTTTTGGTGTTGAAATTGATGATTTAAAGAAATTTCGTCAACTAAATTCAAAAACACCAGGACATCCAGAATTTGGGATGACAGATGGAGTTGAAGTTACAACAGGTCCTTTGGGTCAAGGTTTAGCGGCTGCTGTTGGAATGGCTGTTGCAGAAAAACACTTAGCTGGTAAATTTAATAAACCTGAACTAGAAGTTGTTAATCATTTTACATACGTTTTAGTTGGAGATGGAGATTTACAAGAAGGAATTGCCCAGGAGGCAATCTCTTTTGCGGGTAATTATGGTTTAAATAAATTAATCGTGCTACACGACTCAAATGATATCCAACTAGATGGACCAGTTAAAATTGCGCAATCTGAAAAAATGCAAGAACGTTTTTTAGCAGCAAATTGAAATACCATTTTAGTAAAAGACGGCGAAGATTTAGCGCAGATTTCAAAAGCTTTTGAAAGTGCTAAAAAATCTACTAAGCCAACTTATATTGAAGTAAAGACAATTATTGGTCTTGGAGCCACAAAGCAAGGAACAAGTGCTGTTCATGGAGAACCAGTAAAAGATGATTTGATCAATGTCAAAAAATATTACAATTGAACAAATCCAGAATTTACAATCGATGAGGAAGTTTATGCTCATTATAAAGCAACTGTTGGTGACCGTGGTCACGAAGCATATGATCAATGAAATAAAATTTTTAATAAATACAAGCAAAATTATCCACAAGAATTTTCTCAACTCGAAGCGGGGATTTTAAAACAATACCAAGTAACAGAAGCTGACTTTCAAGCAATGATTCCTTCAAAACCTCAAGCAACACGAGTTTCTTCAGGACAGGTTTTGGATAAAATTAGCAGTCTAGTACCATCGTTTATTGGAGGAAGTGCTGACCTAACAGCGTCCACTAAAGCCAAAGGGGCTGATGGGAACTTTTATCAAGATAATTTGCAAGGTCGTAACATTATGTATGGTGTGCGTGAATTTGGAATGACTGCTATTAATAACGGAATTGCTGCCCACTCTGGTCTGTTACCATTTGCGGGGGGATTCTTTGTCTTTTCAGATTATATGAAACCAGCAATTCGTCTAGCAGCCTTAATGGAATTGCAAAGTTTTTATGTATTTACTCATGATTCTGTGGCTGTTGGTGAAGACGGTCCAACACATGAACCAGTAGAACAATTGGCAATGCTTAGAAGTATTCCAGGACTAAACGTCTTTAGACCTGCAGATTTCCAAGAGACTTATGCTTCGTATTTGACTGCATTAAATGATAAAAATAAACCGAGTGCTTTTATCTTGACTCGTCAAGATTTGCCTGAATTAGCTCACAAAGATGTTGTCAAAAATGTTGGTAAAGGTGCTTATCTAATTTCAGAATCAAAAAATGCTCAGGTAACATTAATTGCAACAGGAAGCGAAGTTAGTCTGGCTTTAAAAATTAAAGATGAACTTGAAAAAAACCAGAAGTTAGCCGTCAATGTGGTTTCAATGGTTTCAATGAATATTTTTGATCGTCAAGAAAAAAAATACCAAGACACAATAATTCAAAGAAATACCCAAAGATTTTCAATTGAAATGGGAACAACTTTTGGTTGAGGAAAATATCTTGGAGATGATGGTTTTGCATTTGGAATAGATAGATTTGGTCATTCAGCACCAGGTGATCAAGTAATAAAAGAATTTGGTTTCACTGTTGAAAATTTAACCAAAAAAATAATTGATAAATTAAAATAA
- a CDS encoding YqeG family HAD IIIA-type phosphatase, with product MKSRKSNTQQKNFLLLNYFKPSIYLRSFKKVNLASLKNSGIKVILCDLDNTLIGWNQRVPNADIMNFIKSVKDNGFEFVLFSNNVRSRVQNFAKKAGIENYFWDCKKPLLGKMKVLKKILPFENNEMILIGDQLVTDILVANRAHIKSILVSPISKINDDSKLVRFFEKFLYKRLSQKNILQEGFYTEGELGGNYDIL from the coding sequence GTGAAATCTCGAAAAAGTAATACTCAACAAAAAAACTTCTTGTTATTAAACTATTTCAAGCCTTCAATCTATTTACGTAGCTTTAAAAAAGTTAATTTAGCGAGTTTAAAAAATAGTGGAATTAAAGTAATATTATGTGATTTAGATAACACATTAATTGGTTGAAATCAACGCGTACCCAACGCAGACATAATGAATTTTATCAAATCTGTCAAAGATAACGGATTTGAATTTGTATTGTTTTCAAATAATGTCCGCAGCCGAGTTCAAAATTTTGCTAAAAAGGCCGGAATTGAAAATTATTTTTGAGATTGCAAGAAGCCGCTTTTGGGTAAAATGAAAGTCTTGAAAAAGATTTTGCCATTTGAGAACAATGAAATGATTTTAATAGGGGATCAACTTGTAACAGATATTTTGGTTGCAAATCGAGCCCATATTAAAAGTATCTTGGTTTCACCAATTAGTAAAATCAATGATGATAGTAAATTAGTTAGATTTTTTGAAAAATTTTTATATAAAAGACTATCGCAAAAAAACATTCTTCAAGAGGGTTTTTATACCGAAGGAGAATTAGGAGGAAACTATGACATTCTTTAA
- the yqeH gene encoding ribosome biogenesis GTPase YqeH, which translates to MTFFKKDKAKSASESGKNNFAKKGRSKVALKETDANLGNTTNQNKSQQKKCVGCGHVLHVNDSRKPGFVKDIEVQDYCLRCFKIKYYNSLVEQEINDKDFIDILDNINKNNAKIRYYYVIDIYDLPGSRISWLEALIATKEVVIVVNKIDLLPKSVKSEKIINYVKQLFESTKLKGAPIFLMSSFKSANVNNLLQEILTVKYDQYVVGISNAGKSSLINALLKANNQISSIVASKYVNTTLDRIKINFTESSSIYDTPGLVKHNHIATATAPSYWDFFFFAKEIHQKTYQLEAGQTIFYGGIAWVTFKEGMNPQSKNRSRNATNFHFYVNRNLPLHRTKAVNSEQYFKKNRHILAPRLTDNDMVFESKEFTFKNSENIDLHISGLGWINFNTYPGLKIVVYFPKTEQGIKVTLLPAII; encoded by the coding sequence ATGACATTCTTTAAAAAAGATAAAGCTAAGAGTGCAAGCGAATCGGGTAAAAATAATTTTGCAAAAAAAGGTCGCTCAAAAGTTGCTTTAAAAGAAACTGATGCCAACTTAGGAAACACTACAAATCAAAATAAATCACAGCAAAAAAAATGTGTTGGTTGTGGCCATGTTTTACATGTAAATGATTCTAGAAAGCCTGGTTTTGTCAAAGACATTGAGGTTCAAGACTATTGTTTGAGATGTTTTAAAATAAAATATTACAATAGTTTAGTAGAGCAAGAAATCAATGACAAGGACTTTATTGATATTTTGGATAACATTAATAAAAATAATGCCAAGATTCGTTACTATTATGTAATTGATATTTACGATTTACCAGGGAGTCGAATCTCTTGATTAGAGGCTTTAATTGCGACAAAAGAAGTTGTCATTGTAGTTAATAAAATTGACTTGCTTCCAAAATCAGTTAAATCTGAAAAAATTATTAACTATGTTAAACAACTATTTGAATCCACAAAATTAAAAGGGGCTCCAATTTTTTTAATGAGTTCTTTTAAAAGCGCAAACGTTAATAACCTGCTACAAGAAATTCTAACTGTTAAATATGACCAATATGTTGTAGGAATATCAAATGCAGGGAAATCTAGTTTAATAAATGCGCTACTAAAAGCTAATAATCAAATTTCATCAATTGTTGCTTCTAAATATGTTAATACTACTCTTGACCGTATTAAAATTAACTTTACAGAATCAAGTTCGATTTATGACACACCAGGATTGGTAAAACACAATCATATTGCAACAGCAACAGCACCATCTTATTGAGATTTCTTCTTTTTTGCAAAAGAAATTCATCAAAAAACTTATCAGTTAGAGGCTGGTCAAACAATTTTTTATGGTGGAATTGCCTGAGTAACATTTAAAGAAGGAATGAATCCACAAAGTAAAAATCGCTCAAGAAATGCAACAAATTTTCATTTCTATGTAAATCGAAATTTACCACTTCATAGAACTAAGGCTGTTAATTCTGAACAATACTTTAAAAAAAATCGTCATATCTTAGCACCACGTTTAACAGATAATGATATGGTATTTGAATCAAAGGAATTCACTTTTAAAAATAGTGAAAATATTGATTTGCACATTTCAGGTTTAGGATGAATTAATTTCAACACCTATCCTGGTTTAAAAATTGTTGTTTATTTCCCCAAAACAGAACAGGGAATAAAAGTAACGTTGCTACCAGCAATTATTTAA